The following are encoded in a window of Heliangelus exortis chromosome 9, bHelExo1.hap1, whole genome shotgun sequence genomic DNA:
- the MOGAT1 gene encoding 2-acylglycerol O-acyltransferase 1, with product MKVEFAPINVPLQRRIQTVAVLQWIFSFLLLAEFCCGFFVILILGNFWFLAVLYLLWLYLDWETPCRGGRRSQWVRSWTVWKYFREYFPIHLVKTSELSPNHNYLLGFHPHGVLVAGAFGNFCTGPSFQNLFPGLTPYLHIMPIWFGCPFFREYIMSAGMVSASKESVSYVLNNEEGGHASIIVIGGAEESLNAHPGSLTLNILKKKGFIKMALKHGAHLVPVFSFGENEIFKQVANPRGSWLRNVQERLQKIMGFALPLFHARGVFQYSFGLIPYRQPIHTVVGSPIPVKRNLNPSTEEIEQLHALYLQKLRKLFEEHKRNYGIPEHKSLIFE from the exons ATGAAGGTCGAGTTTGCCCCTATCAACGTGCCCCTCCAGAGGAGGATCCAGACAGTCGCCGTGCTACAGTGgatcttctccttcctcctgctgg CAGAGTTCTGCTGTGGATTCTTCGTGATCCTGATCCTGGGCAACTTCTGGTTCCTTGCTGTGCTGTACCTGCTGTGGCTCTACCTGGACTGGGAAACACCCTGCAGAGGGGGCAGACGGTCCCAGTGGGTCAGAAGCTGGACTGTCTGGAAGTACTTTAGGGAATACTTTCCTATTCAT CTTGTAAAAACTTCAGAACTGAGTCCAAATCACAACTACTTGCTTGGTTTTCACCCTCATGGTGTCCTGGTAGCTGGAGCTTTTGGAAACTTTTGCACTGGTCCAAGTTTCCAAAATTTATTTCCTGGCCTTACTCCATATCTTCACATCATGCCCATCTGGTTTGGCTGTCCCTTCTTCAGAGAATACATCATGAGTGCAG GAATGGTTTCTGCATCCAAGGAGAGTGTCTCATACGTGCTGAATAATGAAGAGGGTGGCCACGCATCCATCATTGTGATCGGAGGAGCAGAGGAGTCTCTGAATGCACATCCTGGAAGTTTAACTTTGAACATCCTCAAGAAGAAAGGCTTTATTAAAATGGCCTTGAAACACGG GGCTCATCTGGTCCCAGTGTTTTCCTTtggtgaaaatgaaatattcaagCAAGTTGCAAACCCCAGAGGTTCCTGGCTCAGAAATGTACAGGAGAGGTTGCAAAAGATAATGGGCTTTGCTTTACCACTATTCCATGCCAGAGGAGTATTTCAATACAGTTTTGGCTTAATTCCTTACAGGCAACCCATTCATACTGTTG TgggaagccccatccctgtaAAACGGAACTTAAACCCCAGCACTGAAGAGATTGAACAGCTACATGCATTGTACCTACAGAAACTAAGAAAGTTATTTGaagaacacaaaagaaattatgGGATCCCCGAGCATAAGTCACTCATCTTTGAGTAG